One Methylomarinovum tepidoasis DNA window includes the following coding sequences:
- a CDS encoding cytochrome P460 family protein — translation MRKLAFLFATAILPLGAQATPPPSNGIKLPATYKHWQVLGVSHRDDNQSLRVIVGNTTAMTATRKGNTHPWPDGAILGKLVWKDSRHPLWQPAIVPGTLSHIEFMVKDSKKYADTGGWGFARWVGMELKPLDNDGGKPCFECHKAAAKTDFVFTRPAPLP, via the coding sequence GTGCGCAAGCTCGCATTTCTGTTCGCAACCGCGATCCTGCCCCTGGGTGCACAAGCCACCCCGCCGCCTTCCAACGGCATCAAGCTGCCGGCCACCTACAAACACTGGCAGGTGCTGGGGGTTTCCCACCGGGACGACAACCAGTCCCTGCGGGTGATCGTCGGCAACACCACCGCCATGACGGCCACCCGGAAAGGCAATACCCATCCCTGGCCGGACGGCGCCATCTTGGGGAAACTGGTCTGGAAGGACAGCCGCCACCCCTTGTGGCAGCCCGCCATCGTCCCGGGAACCCTGTCCCACATCGAATTCATGGTCAAGGACAGCAAAAAATACGCCGACACCGGCGGCTGGGGCTTCGCCCGCTGGGTGGGGATGGAACTCAAGCCCCTTGACAACGACGGCGGCAAGCCCTGCTTCGAATGCCACAAGGCCGCCGCCAAGACCGATTTCGTCTTCACCCGGCCGGCACCGTTACCCTGA
- a CDS encoding FAD-linked oxidase C-terminal domain-containing protein: MTRRDAMIRRLQAIVPDEAILRRPEELKPYECDGLTAYRRVPWLVVLPEHESQLVRILKLCHDEKVPLVVRGAGTGLSGGALPLEEGLLVSLARFDRILELDPLGRTARVQPGVRNLAISGAARPHGLYYAPDPSSQIACSIGGNVAENAGGIHCLKYGLTVHNVIALRCLTMEGETVILGSAGLDGPGYDLLALVHGSEGLLAVVTEITVRLLPLPGCTRTLLAAFSTVAAAADAVAAVIEAGLIPAAMEMMDRPAIVAVEDYLQAGYPREAAALVICELDGPEAQVEAEAAAARRQFERHGAFRVQVAQDEAERQRFWQGRKSAFPAIGRITPDYYCMDGTIPRHRVAEVLAGIARLADKYGLRVANVFHAGDGNLHPLIMYDAAAGELEKVERLGREILELCVQVGGTITGEHGVGVEKLDSMCRQFGEGELRLFHAVKQAFDPRGLLNPGKAVPTLARCAELGGMHVHQGRLPHPELVRF; this comes from the coding sequence ATGACCCGGCGTGACGCGATGATCCGCCGCCTGCAGGCGATCGTGCCCGACGAGGCGATCCTGCGGCGACCGGAGGAGCTGAAACCCTACGAGTGCGACGGCCTGACCGCCTACCGGCGCGTGCCCTGGCTGGTGGTACTGCCGGAACACGAATCCCAGCTGGTTCGGATCTTGAAACTGTGCCATGACGAAAAGGTACCCCTGGTGGTGCGCGGCGCCGGCACCGGGCTTTCCGGCGGCGCGCTGCCTCTGGAGGAAGGGCTGCTGGTGAGCCTGGCGCGCTTCGACCGGATTCTGGAACTGGACCCGTTGGGCCGCACCGCTCGGGTCCAGCCCGGGGTGCGCAATCTCGCCATCAGCGGGGCGGCTCGTCCTCACGGGCTGTATTACGCCCCCGATCCCTCGTCGCAGATCGCCTGCAGCATCGGCGGCAACGTGGCCGAGAACGCCGGCGGCATCCATTGTCTGAAATACGGCCTGACGGTGCACAACGTGATCGCCCTGCGCTGCCTGACGATGGAGGGGGAGACGGTGATTCTGGGAAGTGCCGGGCTCGACGGGCCCGGCTATGACCTTCTGGCTCTGGTGCACGGTTCCGAGGGACTGCTGGCGGTGGTGACGGAGATCACCGTGCGCCTGTTGCCGCTTCCGGGTTGCACCCGCACCCTGCTGGCGGCCTTCTCCACGGTGGCGGCGGCTGCGGACGCGGTGGCGGCGGTGATCGAGGCCGGGCTGATTCCGGCGGCGATGGAGATGATGGACCGGCCCGCCATCGTCGCGGTGGAGGATTATCTCCAGGCGGGTTATCCCCGCGAGGCGGCCGCGCTGGTGATCTGCGAACTGGATGGCCCTGAGGCCCAGGTGGAGGCGGAAGCGGCCGCTGCCCGCCGTCAGTTCGAGCGTCACGGCGCTTTCCGGGTGCAGGTGGCCCAGGACGAGGCCGAGCGGCAGCGCTTCTGGCAGGGGCGCAAGTCCGCCTTTCCCGCCATCGGCCGCATCACCCCCGACTACTACTGTATGGACGGCACCATTCCCCGCCACCGGGTGGCCGAGGTGCTGGCCGGAATCGCCCGGCTGGCGGACAAATACGGCCTGCGGGTGGCCAACGTCTTTCATGCCGGGGACGGTAATCTCCATCCCCTCATCATGTACGACGCCGCCGCCGGGGAGCTGGAGAAGGTCGAGCGCCTGGGGCGGGAGATTCTGGAACTGTGCGTCCAGGTCGGCGGCACCATCACCGGCGAGCACGGGGTGGGGGTGGAAAAACTCGATTCCATGTGCCGGCAATTCGGCGAAGGGGAGCTGCGCCTGTTCCACGCCGTCAAACAGGCGTTCGATCCTCGGGGGCTGCTCAATCCCGGCAAGGCGGTGCCCACCCTGGCCCGCTGTGCCGAACTGGGCGGAATGCACGTACACCAGGGGCGGTTGCCTCATCCTGAACTGGTGCGTTTCTGA
- a CDS encoding rhomboid family intramembrane serine protease, with translation MIPLRDTIPCHRTPWVTWCLIGINVTIFLYLWWLPEEIRLKILYLYGLVPARYTHPEWAAWVGLDPNDYWPFLTNLFLHGGWPHIIFNAWLLWIFGDNVEDRMGSGRFLVYYLLCGLIANGVHMAINADATLAAVGASGAIAGVMAAYFYLFPHAQVIVWIFPFPLFVPVPAILFLGLWVIFQAYQATTAGAGAAWWGHLGGFAAGFLLHRFFVRRETDHDPA, from the coding sequence ATGATCCCACTGCGCGACACGATCCCCTGCCACCGCACGCCGTGGGTGACCTGGTGCCTGATCGGCATCAACGTCACGATCTTCCTTTATCTGTGGTGGCTGCCGGAGGAGATCCGCCTCAAGATCCTCTATCTCTACGGTCTGGTGCCGGCCCGCTACACCCATCCCGAATGGGCCGCCTGGGTCGGGCTCGATCCGAATGACTATTGGCCCTTCCTCACCAACCTGTTTCTCCACGGCGGTTGGCCGCACATCATTTTCAATGCCTGGTTGTTGTGGATCTTCGGCGACAACGTCGAGGACCGCATGGGGTCGGGGCGATTCCTGGTTTATTACCTGCTGTGCGGTCTGATCGCCAATGGCGTGCACATGGCCATCAACGCCGATGCCACCCTCGCGGCGGTGGGGGCTTCCGGCGCCATCGCCGGGGTGATGGCCGCCTACTTCTACCTCTTCCCCCACGCCCAGGTGATCGTGTGGATTTTCCCGTTCCCCCTGTTCGTTCCGGTGCCGGCGATCCTGTTTTTGGGGTTGTGGGTCATTTTCCAGGCCTATCAAGCCACCACCGCCGGCGCGGGGGCGGCCTGGTGGGGGCATCTGGGGGGATTCGCCGCCGGTTTCCTGTTGCACCGCTTCTTCGTCCGCAGGGAGACGGACCATGACCCGGCGTGA
- a CDS encoding methanol/ethanol family PQQ-dependent dehydrogenase, whose translation MKKTLKNGLIASAVATALLASGAQANQEVIKLSKNPANWPVWGGNYWGTRYSELDQINNRNASKLMPAWTFSTGVLKGHEGGPLFINGVLYVHTPFPNKVIAIDPKTQTIIWQYVPTQDADTTIPVMCCDVVNRGLAYGDGKIIVQQADTTLTALDAKTGKVVWQVKNGDPKLGMTNTNAPLVVKDKVLTGISGGEFGVRGFIAAYSLKDGKLVWKKYSTGPDDEVGLDPNKTMTWMGKDKGLQPVGKNSSLKTWEGDQWKIGGGTTWGWYSYDPQLNLIYYGSGNPGTWNPVQRPGDNKWSMTIWARDADTGVAKWVYQMTPHDEWDYDGINEMVLVDQKIGGKMRKTLVHFDRNGFAYTLDRETGEVLVAEKYDKSVNWAKYVDMKTGRPVVDPKYSTEENGEDVTTEDVCPAALGSKNQGPVAYSPRTGLFYVPGNHLCMNYEPFEVEYTPGQPYVGATLTMFPAGRDVFTGKKDGSHNLGQFTAWDAKTGKIVWSYKEPFSVWSGVLATKGDIVVHGTLEGYLKVRDAKTGKELYKFKTPSGIIGNPNTWMFEGKQYIGVLSGLGGWAGIGMAAGLEGETEGLGAVGAYRSLEKVTQLGGVLSVFTLSK comes from the coding sequence ATGAAGAAAACCCTGAAAAACGGCCTGATCGCGTCCGCAGTCGCTACCGCTCTGCTGGCGAGCGGCGCCCAGGCCAACCAGGAGGTGATCAAGCTGTCCAAGAATCCGGCCAACTGGCCTGTCTGGGGCGGCAATTACTGGGGCACCCGCTACAGCGAGCTGGACCAGATCAACAACCGGAACGCCTCCAAGCTGATGCCCGCCTGGACTTTTTCCACTGGCGTGTTGAAGGGCCATGAAGGCGGCCCGCTGTTCATCAACGGCGTGCTCTACGTCCACACCCCCTTCCCCAACAAGGTCATCGCCATCGATCCCAAGACCCAGACCATCATCTGGCAGTACGTCCCGACCCAGGATGCCGACACCACCATCCCGGTGATGTGCTGTGACGTGGTCAACCGTGGTCTGGCCTATGGCGACGGCAAGATCATCGTCCAGCAGGCCGACACTACCCTGACCGCCCTCGACGCCAAGACCGGCAAGGTGGTCTGGCAGGTCAAGAACGGCGATCCCAAGCTGGGCATGACCAACACCAACGCCCCGCTGGTGGTCAAGGACAAGGTGCTTACCGGCATCTCCGGGGGTGAGTTCGGGGTCCGCGGTTTCATCGCCGCCTACAGCCTCAAGGACGGCAAGCTGGTGTGGAAGAAGTACAGCACCGGTCCCGACGACGAAGTCGGCCTCGACCCGAACAAGACCATGACCTGGATGGGCAAGGACAAGGGCCTGCAGCCGGTCGGCAAGAATTCCTCCCTCAAGACCTGGGAAGGGGACCAGTGGAAGATCGGCGGCGGCACCACCTGGGGTTGGTACAGCTACGATCCGCAGCTCAACCTGATCTACTACGGCTCCGGCAACCCCGGCACCTGGAATCCGGTGCAGCGCCCGGGTGACAACAAGTGGTCCATGACCATCTGGGCCCGCGATGCCGACACCGGCGTGGCCAAGTGGGTCTATCAGATGACCCCGCACGACGAGTGGGACTACGACGGCATCAACGAAATGGTGCTGGTCGATCAGAAGATCGGCGGCAAGATGCGCAAGACCCTGGTCCACTTCGACCGCAACGGCTTCGCCTACACCCTCGACCGCGAAACCGGCGAGGTGCTGGTGGCCGAGAAGTACGACAAGTCGGTCAACTGGGCCAAGTACGTGGACATGAAGACCGGCCGCCCGGTGGTCGATCCCAAGTACAGCACCGAGGAGAACGGCGAAGACGTGACCACCGAGGACGTGTGTCCGGCGGCGCTCGGTTCCAAGAACCAGGGTCCGGTGGCCTATTCGCCGCGCACCGGTCTGTTCTACGTGCCGGGCAACCACCTGTGCATGAACTACGAGCCCTTCGAGGTGGAATACACCCCGGGCCAGCCGTACGTGGGCGCCACTCTGACCATGTTCCCGGCCGGCCGCGACGTGTTCACCGGCAAGAAGGACGGCTCCCACAACCTGGGTCAGTTCACCGCCTGGGACGCCAAGACCGGCAAGATCGTCTGGTCCTACAAGGAGCCCTTCTCGGTGTGGAGCGGCGTGCTCGCCACCAAGGGTGACATCGTGGTTCACGGCACCCTGGAAGGCTACCTGAAGGTGCGCGATGCCAAGACCGGTAAAGAACTGTACAAGTTCAAGACCCCGTCCGGCATCATCGGCAACCCGAACACCTGGATGTTCGAAGGCAAGCAGTACATCGGCGTGCTGTCCGGCCTCGGTGGCTGGGCCGGCATCGGCATGGCTGCCGGCCTCGAAGGCGAGACCGAAGGTCTGGGCGCCGTCGGTGCCTACCGCTCGCTGGAGAAGGTCACCCAGCTGGGTGGCGTGCTGAGCGTCTTCACCCTGTCCAAGTAA
- a CDS encoding FeoC-like transcriptional regulator: MILELRSLLRRQRQIPLKELAEALGSDPETVRPMLERLIRRGEVERLPPATPCPGGCTLCPLQTVEIYRWIADNEGET, encoded by the coding sequence GTGATCCTCGAGCTCCGCTCCCTGCTGCGCCGCCAGCGGCAGATTCCCCTCAAGGAACTGGCCGAAGCTCTGGGCAGCGATCCGGAAACCGTCCGCCCCATGCTCGAACGCCTCATCCGCCGCGGCGAGGTGGAGAGGCTGCCGCCCGCCACTCCCTGCCCCGGCGGCTGCACCCTGTGCCCGCTGCAGACGGTGGAAATCTATCGCTGGATTGCCGACAATGAGGGGGAAACATGA
- the fdhF gene encoding formate dehydrogenase subunit alpha translates to MAANPEFIEDLKTVTFTLDGREITAHEGETILQAAKRHGIEIPHLCYKEGYRADGNCRACVVEIEGERVLAPSCCRAPKEGMKVQAKSERALKSQKMVLELLLSDMPEQGKSPYRDDSELDLWAEKLGVADPRFPGRPQPAPDLSHPAMAVNLDACIQCTRCVRACREEQANDVIGYAFRGAKSKIVFDFDDPMGDSTCVACGECVQACPTGALMPAGDVGHLQVDKKVDSTCPYCGVGCLLTFNVRGDRILYVEGRDGETNHSRLCVKGRFGFDYVHHPHRLTKPLIRREGAPKTTELLDPARMHEVFREASWEEALDRAAGGLKRIRDQYGPKALAGFGSAKGSNEEAYLFQKLVRTGFGSNNVDHCTRLCHASSVVALLECIGSGAVSNPVADVMQAEVIFLIGSNATVNHPVAATWIKNAARRGAKLIVADPVRTEICRFATHALQFRPDTDVALLNGIMHVIVEEGLYDQVFIDKRTEGFDNLRHHLKHYAPERVAPVCGIPADTIREVARLYATSKASMILWGMGVSQHVHGTDNARCLISMALMTGQIGRPGTGLHPLRGQNNVQGASDVGLIPMVFPDYQPVGNPKAREFFERLWDAKLDPEPGLTVVEVIHAIEKGQIRGMYIEGENPAMSDPNVAHARAALAKLEHLVVQDIFLTETAGFADVVLPASAFPEKTGTFTNTDRRVQLGRQAIDPPGEARQDLWIIQEIARRMGLDWHYPGPREVFEEMRRAMPSIAGITWERLEKEDSVTYPCEKEGDPGQAVIFTESFPTPTGKGLFVPAEFTRAAELPDDDYPFVFITGRQLEHWHTGAMTRHASVLDAIEPYPVVQIHPQDLADLGVAPGDLVTLESRRGRVSAYARANVGMQRGTTFMAFCYNEAAANLLTNEALDPDAKIPEFKFCAIRVRPGGELPPRIC, encoded by the coding sequence ATGGCTGCCAATCCCGAATTCATCGAAGACCTCAAGACCGTCACCTTCACCCTCGACGGCCGGGAGATCACCGCCCACGAGGGGGAGACCATTCTGCAGGCGGCCAAGCGTCACGGCATCGAGATTCCCCACCTGTGCTACAAGGAGGGTTACCGCGCCGACGGCAACTGCCGCGCCTGCGTGGTGGAGATCGAGGGCGAGCGGGTGCTGGCGCCGTCCTGTTGCCGCGCCCCCAAAGAGGGCATGAAGGTCCAAGCCAAAAGCGAACGAGCGCTCAAATCGCAGAAGATGGTCCTGGAGCTGCTGCTTTCCGACATGCCGGAGCAGGGCAAGTCCCCCTACCGGGACGATTCCGAACTGGATCTGTGGGCCGAAAAGCTGGGGGTGGCCGATCCCCGGTTCCCCGGCCGCCCGCAGCCGGCGCCGGATCTTTCCCACCCGGCGATGGCGGTCAACCTCGACGCCTGCATCCAGTGCACCCGCTGCGTGCGCGCCTGCCGCGAGGAACAGGCCAACGACGTCATCGGTTACGCCTTCCGCGGGGCCAAGTCGAAAATCGTCTTCGATTTCGACGATCCCATGGGGGACAGCACCTGCGTCGCCTGCGGGGAATGCGTCCAGGCCTGCCCCACCGGGGCTCTGATGCCGGCCGGCGATGTGGGCCATCTGCAGGTGGATAAGAAAGTGGATTCCACCTGTCCTTACTGCGGGGTGGGGTGCCTGCTGACCTTCAACGTCCGCGGCGACCGCATCCTCTACGTGGAAGGACGCGACGGCGAGACCAACCATAGCCGCCTCTGCGTCAAGGGCCGGTTCGGCTTCGATTACGTCCATCATCCCCATCGCCTCACCAAGCCCCTGATCCGCCGCGAAGGGGCGCCCAAGACTACCGAGCTGCTTGACCCGGCGCGGATGCACGAGGTCTTCCGCGAGGCCAGCTGGGAGGAAGCGCTCGACAGGGCCGCCGGCGGCTTGAAACGCATCCGCGACCAGTACGGCCCCAAGGCGCTGGCCGGTTTCGGTTCGGCCAAGGGCAGCAACGAGGAGGCCTACCTGTTCCAGAAACTGGTGCGCACCGGTTTCGGCAGCAACAACGTCGATCATTGCACCCGCCTGTGCCACGCCTCCTCGGTGGTGGCGCTGCTCGAGTGCATCGGCTCGGGGGCGGTGTCGAATCCCGTGGCCGACGTGATGCAGGCGGAGGTGATCTTCCTCATCGGCTCCAATGCCACCGTCAACCATCCGGTGGCGGCCACCTGGATCAAGAACGCTGCCCGTCGGGGGGCCAAGCTGATCGTCGCCGATCCGGTCCGCACCGAGATCTGCCGTTTCGCCACCCACGCCCTGCAGTTCCGTCCCGACACCGACGTGGCGCTGCTCAACGGCATCATGCACGTCATCGTCGAGGAGGGCCTGTACGATCAGGTATTCATCGACAAACGCACCGAAGGCTTCGACAACCTGCGCCATCACCTGAAGCACTACGCCCCCGAGCGGGTGGCCCCGGTGTGCGGCATTCCCGCCGACACCATCCGTGAGGTGGCGCGGCTGTACGCGACCTCGAAGGCGTCGATGATCCTGTGGGGCATGGGCGTTTCCCAGCACGTTCACGGTACCGACAACGCCCGCTGCCTGATTTCCATGGCGCTGATGACCGGCCAGATCGGCCGTCCCGGCACCGGCCTGCACCCGCTGCGGGGGCAGAACAACGTCCAGGGCGCGTCCGACGTCGGCTTGATCCCGATGGTGTTCCCCGATTACCAGCCGGTAGGCAACCCCAAGGCGCGGGAATTCTTCGAACGGCTCTGGGACGCCAAGCTGGATCCGGAACCGGGCCTGACCGTGGTGGAAGTGATCCACGCCATCGAAAAAGGCCAGATCCGCGGCATGTACATCGAGGGCGAGAATCCGGCCATGTCCGATCCCAACGTCGCCCACGCCCGCGCCGCTCTGGCCAAGCTGGAGCATCTGGTGGTGCAGGACATCTTCCTCACCGAAACCGCCGGATTCGCCGACGTGGTGCTGCCGGCCTCGGCCTTCCCGGAGAAAACCGGCACCTTCACCAATACCGACCGCCGGGTCCAGCTCGGCCGCCAGGCCATCGACCCGCCGGGAGAGGCGCGTCAGGATCTGTGGATCATCCAGGAGATCGCCCGGAGGATGGGGCTGGATTGGCATTATCCCGGCCCCCGGGAAGTGTTCGAGGAAATGCGCCGGGCCATGCCCAGCATCGCCGGCATCACCTGGGAGCGGCTGGAAAAGGAGGATTCGGTCACCTATCCGTGCGAGAAGGAGGGCGACCCGGGGCAAGCGGTCATCTTCACCGAGAGCTTCCCCACGCCCACAGGCAAGGGGCTGTTCGTGCCGGCGGAATTCACCCGTGCCGCGGAACTTCCGGACGACGACTATCCCTTCGTCTTCATCACCGGCCGCCAGCTCGAGCATTGGCACACCGGTGCCATGACCCGCCACGCCAGTGTGCTCGACGCCATCGAGCCGTATCCGGTGGTGCAGATCCATCCCCAGGATCTGGCGGATCTGGGGGTGGCGCCCGGGGATCTGGTGACGCTGGAGTCGCGCCGGGGGCGGGTCAGCGCCTATGCCCGGGCGAATGTCGGCATGCAGCGAGGGACAACTTTCATGGCCTTCTGTTACAACGAGGCCGCCGCCAACCTGTTGACCAACGAGGCTCTCGATCCGGACGCCAAGATCCCGGAGTTCAAGTTCTGCGCCATCAGGGTTCGCCCCGGAGGCGAGTTGCCGCCGCGAATCTGCTGA
- a CDS encoding DUF2232 domain-containing protein — translation MEEIAAFIMASRWRAMAVAAVCALIGIYFLPLIVVSGAVIALVVLRRGLWEGGLVLIGAAVLTWLGFMWLPPRPGFPFPLSFVLWLPLMPVALVLRNTFSQGVALLTLWALMVAYVGLTHALTGDVTAFWKHWLALAVANVKGATVYGFEREGTLRLLNGLVAMLYALCVFAALALARWWQALLYNPGGFGEEFYHLRLPRWLLPLAIALIWGAGYIDKVLMVDLLLVSLAVYTIQGLAILHCLLDLQNASGLWMILVYGALLFVPQYAFVAVATLGAMDSLIDLRAWAAQSLGE, via the coding sequence ATGGAAGAAATCGCTGCTTTCATCATGGCCAGTCGCTGGCGCGCCATGGCGGTGGCCGCTGTCTGCGCGCTGATCGGTATCTATTTCCTCCCTTTGATCGTGGTCAGTGGCGCGGTCATTGCCCTGGTGGTCCTGCGCCGGGGGTTGTGGGAGGGGGGGCTGGTCCTGATCGGTGCCGCGGTGTTGACCTGGCTGGGTTTCATGTGGCTGCCGCCGCGCCCCGGTTTCCCGTTCCCCTTGAGTTTCGTTCTGTGGCTGCCGCTGATGCCCGTGGCTCTGGTGCTGCGCAACACGTTTTCCCAGGGGGTTGCGCTGCTGACCCTGTGGGCGCTGATGGTCGCCTATGTGGGGCTGACCCATGCCCTGACCGGTGACGTAACGGCGTTCTGGAAGCACTGGTTGGCGCTGGCGGTCGCCAACGTCAAGGGGGCGACCGTTTACGGTTTCGAGCGCGAGGGTACCCTGCGTCTGCTCAACGGCCTGGTGGCGATGTTGTACGCCTTGTGCGTCTTCGCCGCGCTGGCCCTGGCCCGCTGGTGGCAGGCGCTGCTCTACAATCCCGGCGGGTTCGGTGAGGAGTTCTATCACCTGCGCCTGCCGCGCTGGCTGCTGCCGTTGGCGATCGCCCTGATCTGGGGCGCCGGCTACATCGACAAGGTGCTGATGGTCGATCTGCTGCTGGTGAGCCTGGCGGTCTACACCATCCAGGGCCTGGCGATCCTGCACTGCCTGCTGGACCTGCAAAACGCCAGCGGCCTGTGGATGATCCTGGTTTACGGGGCGCTGCTGTTCGTGCCCCAGTACGCCTTCGTCGCCGTGGCGACACTGGGTGCGATGGACAGCCTCATCGATCTGCGTGCCTGGGCGGCGCAGTCTTTGGGCGAATGA
- the glcF gene encoding glycolate oxidase subunit GlcF produces MQVELASQYRQDPVARLAADIIRGCVHCGFCNATCPTYRLLGDELDGPRGRIYQIKDLFEGLPPTASLQKHLDRCLTCRACETTCPSGVAYGRLLDLGRGWVAQAVPRPWRQRLLRAALRFWLPHPRRLRPWYRLVEPLRPLLPRSLRVRLGRGGRFTWPPPRHPRRMLILEGCVQSVLEPGIDAAAARVFDCLGISLIRVPEAGCCGALSYHLDAQTEGLDFARRNIDAWWPHVEAGAEAILVTASGCGVMVKDYGELLGCDPAYRDKARRIAELARDPAEILAGLDLRPLQVAPCRVAFQSPCTLQHGQRLAGVVEGILQRLGFALTPVPDAQLCCGSAGVYSLLQPRLAARLRARKIAALESGDPDVIASANIGCLLHLAPVATRPVRHWLELLDTTGAPNSG; encoded by the coding sequence ATGCAGGTCGAACTCGCTTCTCAATATCGCCAGGATCCGGTCGCCCGGCTGGCGGCCGATATCATCCGCGGCTGTGTCCACTGCGGCTTCTGTAACGCCACCTGTCCCACCTACCGGCTGTTGGGGGACGAGCTGGACGGTCCCCGCGGGCGGATCTATCAGATCAAGGACCTGTTCGAAGGTCTGCCCCCCACCGCCAGCCTGCAGAAGCACCTGGACCGTTGCCTGACCTGCCGGGCCTGTGAAACCACCTGTCCTTCCGGCGTGGCCTACGGCCGCCTGCTGGATCTGGGGCGCGGTTGGGTGGCGCAGGCGGTGCCGCGTCCCTGGCGCCAGCGTCTGCTGCGGGCGGCGTTGCGCTTCTGGCTGCCCCATCCCCGGCGGCTGCGGCCGTGGTATCGGCTGGTCGAACCGCTGCGGCCGCTGCTGCCCCGTTCACTGCGCGTCCGTCTGGGGCGGGGCGGGCGCTTTACCTGGCCGCCGCCGCGCCATCCGCGCCGGATGCTGATTCTGGAAGGTTGTGTCCAGTCGGTGCTGGAACCAGGCATCGACGCGGCGGCCGCACGGGTGTTCGACTGTCTCGGCATCAGCCTGATCCGGGTGCCCGAAGCCGGCTGCTGCGGCGCCCTCAGCTATCATCTGGACGCCCAGACCGAGGGGCTCGATTTCGCCCGCCGCAACATCGACGCCTGGTGGCCCCACGTGGAAGCGGGCGCGGAAGCCATCCTCGTCACCGCCTCCGGCTGCGGGGTGATGGTGAAGGATTACGGCGAGCTGCTGGGCTGCGACCCCGCCTATCGCGACAAGGCCCGCCGGATCGCGGAGCTGGCCCGGGATCCGGCGGAAATTCTCGCAGGTTTGGATCTGCGCCCGCTGCAGGTCGCCCCCTGCCGAGTGGCGTTCCAGTCTCCCTGCACCCTGCAGCATGGCCAGCGCCTCGCCGGGGTGGTGGAAGGGATTCTGCAACGTTTGGGGTTCGCGCTGACGCCGGTACCCGACGCCCAGCTGTGCTGCGGTTCCGCTGGCGTCTATTCCCTGCTCCAACCCAGGCTGGCCGCCCGGCTGCGGGCACGAAAGATCGCCGCCTTGGAAAGCGGCGATCCGGATGTCATCGCCAGCGCCAACATCGGCTGCCTGCTGCACCTGGCGCCGGTGGCCACCAGGCCGGTGCGGCACTGGCTGGAGTTATTGGATACGACAGGCGCGCCGAATTCAGGGTAA
- the glcE gene encoding glycolate oxidase subunit GlcE, whose amino-acid sequence MDLTEALQEQVSTSCRRGTSLRIVGGGSKAFYGRAVEGEVLALGEHRGVVAYQPSELVVTVRGGTPLAELEQVLAAEGQMLGFEPPHFCPATVGGAVAAGLSGPRRPFAGAVRDFVLGVRLLTGRGEVLSFGGQVMKNVAGFDLARVLAGSLGTLGVILEVSLKVLPKPPLEVTLRRRLPPQQALGAMAELMGRDLPLSGLAYDEPFLYLRLSGLPEVIEETAADLGAEYLPDNRFWLDLREQRLAFFTAGEESLWRLAWPPAAPNPDLPGRWLLDWGGAQRWLRTTAEPDAIFQAAAQAGGHATWFRGHGPADPVFQPLPPQLFKLHKALKEAFDPKRILNPGRMYEDL is encoded by the coding sequence ATGGACTTGACCGAAGCATTGCAGGAACAGGTATCGACGTCCTGCCGTCGTGGCACGTCGCTACGGATCGTCGGCGGCGGCAGCAAAGCGTTCTACGGCCGTGCCGTCGAAGGCGAGGTGTTGGCGCTGGGCGAACACCGGGGAGTCGTCGCTTACCAGCCCAGCGAGCTGGTGGTGACCGTCCGCGGCGGCACTCCGCTGGCGGAACTGGAGCAGGTATTGGCGGCCGAGGGGCAGATGCTCGGTTTCGAACCGCCCCATTTCTGCCCGGCCACCGTCGGCGGGGCGGTGGCGGCGGGGCTTTCCGGGCCGCGGCGGCCCTTCGCCGGGGCGGTGCGGGATTTCGTCCTCGGCGTCAGACTGCTCACGGGACGCGGCGAGGTGTTGTCCTTCGGGGGGCAGGTGATGAAGAACGTGGCCGGCTTCGATCTGGCGCGGGTGCTGGCCGGTTCCCTGGGGACGCTGGGCGTCATCCTGGAGGTGTCGCTCAAGGTGCTTCCCAAACCGCCCCTGGAAGTGACCCTGCGCCGCCGCCTGCCGCCGCAGCAGGCGCTGGGCGCGATGGCGGAGCTGATGGGGCGCGATCTGCCCCTGAGCGGTTTGGCCTATGACGAGCCGTTTTTATATTTGCGCCTCAGCGGTCTGCCTGAGGTGATCGAGGAAACGGCGGCCGATCTGGGGGCGGAATATCTGCCTGACAACCGTTTCTGGCTGGATCTGCGAGAGCAGCGCCTGGCCTTCTTCACCGCAGGGGAAGAATCCCTGTGGCGGCTGGCTTGGCCCCCGGCCGCCCCCAACCCCGACCTGCCGGGCCGCTGGCTGCTCGACTGGGGCGGCGCCCAGCGCTGGCTCAGGACCACCGCTGAGCCGGACGCCATTTTCCAAGCGGCGGCGCAGGCGGGGGGGCACGCCACCTGGTTCCGGGGGCACGGTCCGGCCGATCCGGTGTTCCAGCCGTTGCCGCCGCAGCTGTTCAAGCTGCATAAAGCCCTCAAGGAAGCCTTCGATCCCAAGCGCATTCTCAATCCCGGCCGGATGTACGAGGATCTCTGA